A section of the Paenibacillus yonginensis genome encodes:
- a CDS encoding YlmC/YmxH family sporulation protein → MESGGRKVKISDFQTKDVINVVDGRRLGQISDLELDLGRGVIEAIVVPGYSKFMGLFGGGSDLIIPWKNIVKIGSDVVLVKMEEPKTSVPSGSESDRMAYAERDAREYREMKEGRGDRRNY, encoded by the coding sequence ATGGAGAGCGGAGGGAGAAAGGTGAAAATTTCCGATTTTCAAACTAAAGATGTAATCAATGTAGTGGATGGACGCCGCCTGGGGCAGATCAGCGATTTGGAGCTGGATTTGGGCCGGGGGGTGATTGAAGCGATCGTCGTTCCCGGTTACAGCAAATTTATGGGGTTGTTCGGCGGGGGAAGCGATCTTATTATCCCTTGGAAAAATATCGTCAAAATCGGCTCTGATGTCGTTCTTGTCAAAATGGAGGAACCAAAAACCAGCGTGCCGAGCGGATCGGAGTCGGACCGGATGGCTTATGCGGAGCGGGACGCCCGCGAATACCGGGAAATGAAAGAAGGGCGGGGGGACCGCCGGAACTATTAA
- the sigG gene encoding RNA polymerase sporulation sigma factor SigG, with amino-acid sequence MARNKVEICGVDTAKLPVLTNAEMRELFVSLQQDHVRAAREKLVNGNLRLVLSVIQRFNNRGEFVDDLFQVGCIGLMKAIDNFDLSQNVKFSTYAVPMIIGEIRRYLRDNNPIRVSRSLRDIAYKALQMRDSLTNQNSREPTVLEISAALGLPKEDVVFALDSIQDPVSLFEPIYNDGGDPIYVMDQISDDRNKDISWIEGIALREAMQRLGRREKMILSMRFFEGKTQMEVADEIGISQAQVSRLEKSAIVQMQKHVKS; translated from the coding sequence ATGGCTCGAAACAAAGTCGAGATTTGCGGTGTGGATACCGCGAAACTGCCAGTGCTAACGAATGCGGAAATGCGTGAACTATTTGTTTCTTTGCAGCAAGACCACGTGCGAGCAGCAAGAGAAAAGCTGGTCAATGGGAATTTGCGGCTCGTGCTCAGCGTTATCCAGCGCTTTAACAATAGGGGCGAGTTCGTGGACGATCTGTTTCAAGTCGGATGTATCGGTCTCATGAAGGCTATAGACAATTTTGACCTGTCTCAAAACGTCAAATTTTCTACTTATGCCGTACCGATGATCATCGGTGAAATCCGCAGGTACCTGCGCGACAACAATCCGATCCGGGTATCGCGTTCGCTGCGGGACATTGCTTATAAGGCGCTGCAAATGCGCGACAGCCTGACGAATCAGAATTCACGAGAACCTACTGTGCTTGAGATTTCGGCAGCGCTTGGTCTTCCCAAGGAAGACGTTGTTTTTGCACTTGATTCCATTCAGGACCCTGTCTCATTATTTGAACCAATCTATAATGACGGCGGGGATCCGATTTATGTCATGGACCAAATCAGTGATGACCGGAACAAGGACATTTCCTGGATTGAAGGCATTGCGCTGCGCGAAGCGATGCAGAGATTGGGCCGACGGGAGAAAATGATTTTGTCCATGCGTTTCTTCGAAGGCAAAACGCAGATGGAGGTTGCCGACGAAATCGGCATTTCCCAGGCCCAGGTCTCCCGATTAGAGAAATCCGCCATTGTACAAATGCAGAAACATGTGAAGTCCTAA
- the sigE gene encoding RNA polymerase sporulation sigma factor SigE — translation MGVKLKLRLQLQYYRFLFMFGLKSEEIYYIGGSEALPPPLTREEEEYLLQKLSSGDTAIRAMLIERNLRLVVYIARKFENTGINIEDLVSIGAIGLIKAVNTFDPEKKIKLATYASRCIENEILMYLRRNNKIRTEVSFDEPLNIDWDGNELLLSDVLGTENDTIYRNIEEQVDRKLLHKALDKLSDRERMIMELRFGLQGGEEKTQKDVADLLGISQSYISRLEKRIIKRLRKEFNKMV, via the coding sequence ATGGGTGTAAAGTTAAAGCTGCGGCTGCAGCTTCAGTATTATCGTTTCTTGTTTATGTTCGGACTCAAAAGTGAAGAAATTTATTATATTGGGGGCAGTGAAGCGCTTCCGCCTCCTTTGACCCGGGAAGAAGAAGAATATTTACTGCAGAAGTTGTCCTCAGGAGATACGGCGATCCGTGCCATGCTGATTGAACGCAATCTGCGGCTTGTCGTTTATATTGCCAGAAAGTTCGAGAATACCGGCATCAATATCGAGGATCTGGTTTCGATTGGGGCGATCGGCCTGATCAAAGCGGTCAATACCTTCGACCCGGAGAAAAAGATCAAGCTCGCTACATACGCTTCGCGTTGTATTGAGAACGAAATTTTGATGTACCTGCGCAGAAATAACAAAATCCGTACCGAGGTCTCCTTTGACGAACCGCTGAACATTGACTGGGACGGCAATGAACTGCTGCTGTCCGACGTGCTGGGCACGGAGAACGATACGATTTACCGCAACATTGAAGAGCAGGTGGATCGCAAGCTGCTGCATAAAGCGCTGGATAAGCTGTCTGACCGGGAGAGAATGATTATGGAACTGCGATTTGGCCTGCAGGGAGGGGAAGAGAAAACCCAAAAGGATGTGGCCGATCTGCTCGGCATTTCCCAATCCTATATCTCCCGCCTGGAGAAGCGGATTATCAAGCGGCTGCGCAAGGAGTTTAACAAAATGGTTTAA
- the spoIIGA gene encoding sigma-E processing peptidase SpoIIGA codes for MVVYIDLIFLTNLFIDGALLLTTAWMRKQKPKIWRVVLSAVIGALYCLMMFLPQLSFMYTFLIKFLFSIVMLWVAFGFGSLQNYMRNLGAFYVVNFVAAGGILGIHYLLMSSSELWNGIMFTQSGGMSFRLKVGTLFALIGIAVVLWMFKTVQNSRQRQERLSSYTGEVTVEIEGYTVHCQGLIDTGNQLTDPLTRMPVMVMEAGLWQDVLPPGWKEKLAQGQADNLLLELGEMDVFPWRDRLRLVPYRGINKGSQFMLAMKPDEVRIKIGEQMHVSRRALIGLDGGKLSSEGGYQAIIHPSLVEPGTEREAAPHSFASELRSQPGLEAERKSS; via the coding sequence ATGGTAGTTTATATCGATTTGATTTTTTTGACCAATCTGTTTATCGATGGTGCGCTGCTGCTTACAACAGCCTGGATGAGAAAGCAAAAGCCGAAGATTTGGCGGGTCGTTTTATCGGCCGTCATAGGGGCGCTCTACTGCTTGATGATGTTTTTGCCTCAGCTGTCATTTATGTATACGTTCCTTATCAAATTTCTATTCTCTATCGTGATGCTGTGGGTGGCTTTCGGATTTGGCAGCTTGCAGAATTACATGCGCAATCTGGGGGCTTTCTATGTAGTGAACTTTGTTGCTGCCGGAGGCATACTTGGCATCCATTATTTGCTGATGAGCTCGAGCGAGCTGTGGAACGGCATTATGTTTACCCAATCGGGCGGGATGAGCTTCAGGCTTAAGGTGGGCACTCTGTTTGCGCTCATTGGGATTGCAGTCGTCCTGTGGATGTTCAAAACGGTTCAGAACAGCCGGCAAAGACAGGAAAGGCTGAGCTCTTACACCGGCGAGGTGACGGTGGAAATTGAAGGTTATACGGTTCACTGCCAGGGCCTGATCGACACCGGCAATCAGTTGACCGATCCGCTGACCCGGATGCCGGTGATGGTCATGGAGGCGGGGCTTTGGCAGGACGTGCTGCCCCCCGGCTGGAAAGAGAAGCTTGCCCAAGGTCAAGCGGACAACCTTCTGCTGGAGCTGGGAGAAATGGACGTATTCCCCTGGCGGGACCGTCTGCGGCTGGTGCCTTACCGGGGGATCAACAAAGGTTCCCAATTTATGCTGGCTATGAAACCGGACGAAGTCCGGATTAAGATCGGGGAACAGATGCATGTCTCCCGCCGTGCGCTGATCGGGCTTGATGGAGGAAAGCTGTCGTCCGAAGGGGGGTATCAGGCGATTATCCATCCTTCGCTGGTAGAGCCCGGTACAGAGCGGGAAGCTGCGCCACATTCTTTTGCTTCGGAGCTCCGGTCTCAGCCAGGTCTTGAAGCCGAGCGGAAAAGCAGTTGA
- the ftsZ gene encoding cell division protein FtsZ produces MLEFDFEMETLAKIKVIGVGGGGSNAVNRMIENGVQGVEFITVNTDAQALHLAKSEHKLQIGDKLTRGLGAGANPEVGKKAAEESRELIANTLKGADMVFVTAGMGGGTGTGAAPVIAEIAKECGALTVGVVTRPFTFEGRKRSSQAELGIEGLKEKVDTLIVIPNDRLLEIVDKKTPMLEAFREADNVLRQAVQGISDLIAVPGLINLDFADVKTIMTERGSALMGIGLATGENRAAEAARKAIMSPLLETSIEGARGVIMNITGGSNLSLYEVNEAAEIVISASDPEVNMIFGAIIDEDLKEEIKVTVIATGFENKSSAGVPPRKPATGLGEQPDNRNSSLRPFGNQATPDQLDIPTFLRNRRNNNE; encoded by the coding sequence ATGTTGGAATTTGATTTTGAAATGGAAACTTTAGCAAAAATTAAAGTGATTGGCGTGGGCGGGGGTGGCAGCAACGCGGTTAACCGGATGATCGAAAATGGCGTTCAAGGCGTTGAGTTCATTACGGTGAACACGGATGCCCAAGCGCTGCATCTGGCTAAATCCGAGCACAAGCTGCAGATCGGCGACAAGCTGACCCGCGGCCTTGGCGCCGGGGCTAATCCTGAGGTCGGCAAGAAGGCGGCAGAGGAATCTCGCGAACTGATCGCCAACACGCTGAAAGGCGCGGATATGGTGTTTGTGACCGCAGGTATGGGCGGTGGAACCGGAACCGGTGCGGCTCCTGTCATTGCTGAAATTGCCAAAGAATGTGGAGCGCTCACCGTAGGTGTCGTGACCCGTCCATTTACTTTTGAAGGACGCAAACGTTCTTCTCAGGCAGAGCTGGGGATTGAAGGTTTGAAAGAAAAAGTCGACACGTTGATCGTGATTCCAAACGACCGACTGCTCGAGATCGTCGACAAGAAAACCCCGATGCTCGAAGCGTTCCGCGAAGCGGACAACGTTCTTCGTCAAGCTGTACAGGGTATTTCCGACCTGATCGCCGTACCGGGCTTGATTAACCTTGACTTTGCCGACGTGAAGACGATTATGACGGAACGAGGCTCGGCCCTGATGGGAATCGGCCTTGCTACAGGCGAGAACCGTGCAGCCGAAGCGGCGCGCAAAGCGATCATGAGCCCATTGCTCGAAACGTCTATCGAAGGCGCGCGAGGCGTGATTATGAATATTACCGGCGGCTCCAACCTGTCGCTCTATGAAGTTAATGAAGCTGCGGAAATCGTGATCTCGGCCTCAGATCCGGAAGTGAACATGATCTTTGGTGCGATTATCGACGAGGATCTGAAGGAAGAAATCAAAGTTACGGTCATTGCTACAGGCTTTGAGAATAAGTCTAGCGCAGGTGTTCCGCCTCGTAAACCGGCGACAGGTCTTGGGGAACAGCCAGACAACCGGAATTCCTCGCTGCGTCCGTTCGGCAATCAAGCTACGCCGGACCAGCTCGATATTCCTACCTTCCTTCGCAATCGCCGCAACAATAACGAATAA
- the ftsA gene encoding cell division protein FtsA, which produces MSNNDIIVSLDIGTSKVRAIIGEVSNGTFNIIGVGSADSEGIRKGAIVDIDQTVQSIKNAIDHAERMVGIQISEVYVGISGNHIGLQTSHGVVAVSNEDREIGEEDIERVLKASEVIAVPPEREIIDVVAKQYVVDGLEGIQDPRGMIGVRLEVEATIITGSKTAIHNLLRCVEKAGLKIKDLVLLSLGAGQLALSKDEKTMGSVLVDIGAGATTIAVFENGTIAATSTLPIGGEFITNDIAYGLRTLTDQAEKVKLKYGCAWIEAAAPDVTFKVTRIGSNVDKEFTQEDLAAIAEPRVQEIFQLIRQEVKRLGYTELPGGYILTGGTVSMPGLLEVAQQELAASVRIAVPDYIGVRDPGFTSGVGILHNVIRGLRVRSAASTTSSPKKPANRSKPAPSPENPRKTGFVERIKNIFSEFI; this is translated from the coding sequence TTGAGCAACAATGACATCATTGTTAGTTTGGACATCGGTACATCCAAAGTTCGGGCTATTATCGGGGAAGTAAGCAACGGAACCTTTAATATTATTGGAGTTGGATCTGCCGACTCGGAAGGCATTCGCAAGGGCGCGATTGTCGATATTGACCAAACTGTGCAGTCTATCAAAAATGCTATAGATCATGCAGAACGTATGGTGGGTATTCAAATATCCGAAGTTTATGTTGGCATTTCCGGGAATCATATCGGACTACAGACGAGCCACGGAGTTGTGGCCGTTTCAAACGAGGATCGCGAAATCGGTGAAGAAGATATCGAACGTGTCCTGAAAGCGTCCGAAGTGATTGCTGTTCCGCCGGAACGCGAAATTATCGATGTGGTGGCCAAGCAGTATGTAGTGGATGGCCTGGAAGGGATTCAGGACCCGAGAGGAATGATCGGGGTTCGCTTGGAAGTGGAAGCGACGATTATTACCGGATCCAAGACAGCAATACATAACCTCTTGCGTTGTGTAGAGAAAGCGGGGCTCAAAATTAAGGATTTGGTTCTTCTCTCCTTGGGTGCCGGCCAATTGGCTCTTTCCAAAGACGAGAAAACAATGGGGTCGGTTCTGGTTGATATCGGCGCAGGCGCTACCACCATTGCCGTTTTTGAAAACGGCACAATTGCCGCAACATCCACACTGCCGATCGGGGGCGAGTTTATTACCAACGATATCGCCTATGGCCTTCGAACGTTGACCGATCAAGCGGAGAAAGTGAAGCTCAAATACGGCTGTGCATGGATTGAGGCGGCGGCTCCGGATGTGACCTTTAAGGTGACCCGGATCGGAAGCAATGTGGACAAGGAATTTACGCAGGAAGATTTGGCTGCTATTGCCGAGCCGCGTGTGCAGGAGATCTTCCAGCTTATCCGCCAGGAGGTCAAACGTCTTGGTTATACGGAGCTGCCTGGAGGTTATATACTTACGGGTGGAACAGTCTCCATGCCGGGACTTCTTGAAGTGGCCCAGCAGGAGCTTGCCGCCTCGGTGCGCATAGCGGTGCCCGATTATATCGGCGTAAGGGACCCGGGTTTCACAAGCGGTGTGGGGATATTGCATAATGTCATTCGCGGCCTGCGGGTACGCAGTGCAGCCAGTACAACCAGCAGTCCCAAGAAGCCGGCGAATCGGAGCAAACCTGCCCCTTCCCCGGAGAATCCGCGCAAGACGGGTTTTGTGGAGCGAATCAAGAATATTTTCAGTGAATTTATATAG
- a CDS encoding cell division protein FtsQ/DivIB has protein sequence MPKSNIPVLKNPKPKKNTSRKVAALLIVLFIVLLSVLFFRSSLSKISDIQFRGSTYSTNEELLKQSGIQIGENFFGTSAGTIIKRISKIPSIQSVTVDKRFPGTVEITVKEYPPVAYELSKEGKLTAYLSNGSKVLVKQGTSLEKPMLSGWEKDQVNLLKLCSTLGKMPDDLTSDFSEILPSPTLSFADRIKLYTRSGFEVLTTISLLPEKAEYLNDIIETQQPGLITMLEADTYVPFVDPSQAEDGENGTTHE, from the coding sequence ATGCCTAAATCCAATATTCCCGTTTTAAAGAATCCTAAACCGAAGAAGAACACGAGCAGAAAAGTGGCGGCGCTGCTGATTGTTTTGTTTATCGTGCTGCTCAGTGTTTTATTTTTCCGCTCTTCGCTAAGCAAGATCTCTGATATCCAATTCCGCGGGAGCACCTATTCAACCAATGAAGAACTGCTTAAACAAAGCGGAATTCAAATTGGAGAAAACTTTTTTGGGACAAGCGCGGGAACGATCATCAAACGCATCTCGAAAATCCCTTCGATTCAAAGCGTAACGGTGGACAAGCGGTTCCCCGGCACCGTTGAGATTACGGTTAAGGAATATCCTCCGGTGGCTTACGAGCTTTCGAAGGAGGGAAAGCTGACAGCTTATCTGTCAAACGGCAGCAAGGTGCTGGTTAAACAGGGGACTTCGCTGGAGAAGCCGATGTTGTCCGGCTGGGAGAAAGATCAGGTGAATCTCTTGAAGCTTTGCTCAACGCTTGGGAAAATGCCCGACGACCTGACTTCCGATTTCTCGGAAATTTTGCCGTCGCCGACGCTTTCGTTTGCGGACCGGATCAAGCTGTACACCCGCTCCGGTTTCGAGGTTCTGACGACCATCTCTCTGCTGCCGGAAAAGGCCGAATATTTAAATGATATTATCGAAACACAGCAGCCGGGTCTGATTACGATGCTGGAAGCTGATACTTATGTGCCTTTTGTGGATCCATCCCAGGCTGAAGACGGGGAAAATGGCACTACTCACGAGTAG